Sequence from the Cuniculiplasma divulgatum genome:
TTGATTTATTGCCCATATCCGATGAAGATTTCAAAGCATTTCTGGACTTACAGATAAGTGAGTATGCCCGGGAAAAAATAAAGTCAGGAAACTGGGTCGAAAGTGAAGCTTACGATTTATCCAGAAAGTCATTTATGGGGCTCTTGCCGGATGGGAAGGATACCTCAGGCCATTCAATATTGACCATCACTGATGCAGAAAGCAAAACAGGTGTGGGGACCCTGTGGGTTGAATGGAAAAACAAGGAACATAACTCATCGTATATCTGGGACGTAATAATACACGAAAAATTCAGAAGAAGAGGTTACGGAACATTAGCACTGAAGCTCCTTGAAAAAATGGCAAAGGAAAGGGGATCAAACAGCATAAGCCTGCACGTGTTTGGGCACAACAGGCCGGCAATATCCATGTATGAATCGCTTGGATACTATGCAACAAACATCATAATGAAAAAGGACCTGGGAAATGTAGACCCTTAAGACGGAAAGAGGTTGAAAACATCCTCTGTGGTCGCCTAGCAAAAATCATACTTAAATCAGATCTGAAACTAACATTATACGCCATTACAAAATACTCAGGCATATCTGACCAAATATTCTTATATCTTGTAACGGTATAATTTGATATGAATAATATACACTCGAAAATATTAGTGATTGCTGTTCTTTCTGCAGTGGTCATATCTATGCTTGCTATCAATGGTGCAGCTTTCACCAGCAATGCAAACTCCGGCAGCGGAAGCAATACCCCTATTATGGCTTCGAATGGGCAAATTCACCCGTTTGACATTCAGCAGTCAGTCAGATATTATGTGTCAACCTCTGGAAATAATTCAAACAGCGGGCTATCATTATCCCAGGCTTTTGGAAACATTTCCCATGCAGTTAGCGCTGTACCTTCAGGTTCTACGATAATTGTGGCTCCTGGCACTTATGTGACAAGCCAGCCGATAATAATAACTAAGGCGCTAACTATCAGGTCTTTCTCTGGAAATTACATTTCAAGCCACGTGTACCTGACTGCAGTTCCCAGTGAAATAAACCTGAATGGAAGAGCCTCTGCATATTTCCAGCTAGGAGGTTCTTCAGCCCCTAATACCTATACTGGAAGCCCTGTGACAAATGTTACCATAATGGGATTCAATTTTCATGGCGCCGGAATACAGGTTCCTGGAACTGGAGGGGCATACCTCAATATAGTGGACAACAGTTTCACAAATATGTACGTTGAACCCATTGGATACCACGCCAACCCGCTGGGAACAACAGAACCTTTCAGTTACAAATTCCCTCTGGACAATTTCATTAATGTTTCTGGAAACTATATCAATAATGTCAGTACATCCAATCTGTATTACGCCTCTGGAATATGGCTGGGTAATCTTCAGAACAGCACAATTTCGAATAATGTTGTGATGAATACAGATTATGCAGGCATTATACTGACTGGGAGCAAACAGGGCAATGAGGGAAATAACCTAGTATATGGAAATATCGTCCGGGATGTGCAGCAGGAAGGTATACAGATAGCCTTTGGATTTAATGTGAGGGTTATTGACAATACGGTGATATCAGCCGGGATGGGCGGGACTACTG
This genomic interval carries:
- a CDS encoding right-handed parallel beta-helix repeat-containing protein encodes the protein MIAVLSAVVISMLAINGAAFTSNANSGSGSNTPIMASNGQIHPFDIQQSVRYYVSTSGNNSNSGLSLSQAFGNISHAVSAVPSGSTIIVAPGTYVTSQPIIITKALTIRSFSGNYISSHVYLTAVPSEINLNGRASAYFQLGGSSAPNTYTGSPVTNVTIMGFNFHGAGIQVPGTGGAYLNIVDNSFTNMYVEPIGYHANPLGTTEPFSYKFPLDNFINVSGNYINNVSTSNLYYASGIWLGNLQNSTISNNVVMNTDYAGIILTGSKQGNEGNNLVYGNIVRDVQQEGIQIAFGFNVRVIDNTVISAGMGGTTVGKDAGIAIFNPDQENIIMTGNTLKYSYEGLGISQTGTPYSGLSLGEGFVFFQNNIIGNGIGVANNAGTGMLNASNNYWGPHFLPALNGFNGYSGNVSVLPVSHHPFVNQREFGFGMIFSGLFSFPSRSLESFIFR
- a CDS encoding GNAT family N-acetyltransferase, translating into MADKTTVDLLPISDEDFKAFLDLQISEYAREKIKSGNWVESEAYDLSRKSFMGLLPDGKDTSGHSILTITDAESKTGVGTLWVEWKNKEHNSSYIWDVIIHEKFRRRGYGTLALKLLEKMAKERGSNSISLHVFGHNRPAISMYESLGYYATNIIMKKDLGNVDP